The following are from one region of the Chitinophagales bacterium genome:
- a CDS encoding methyltransferase, translated as MSETIAPEQGLFEQEKKTAMQAISQAQFIAFAPYIFNASVLLRDSGILTTVEAARLNGITLEDVVAKVNMSHYGVRILLEAGLGIGLVLRRDGKYFLSKTGHFFLNDQMTRVNTDFMRDVCYEGAKELESSIKNSKPEGLKYLGDWPTIYQGLSMLPEPAKKSWFDFDHYYSDHTFPEAMPMIFEHQPKKVMDIGANTGKFSLACLNYNSDVELGLVDLGIQLKVAEKNLTDKGFAGRVQYHERNVLDKNSELPSGYDIIWMSQFLDCFSDDEIVFILEKCHRALNENGRVFINELFWDRQKFEASAFSLQMTSLYFTTMANGNSQMYDSKIFLQLIDKAGFDIVTQKDNIGQVHSVLELKKK; from the coding sequence ATGTCTGAAACGATCGCCCCTGAACAGGGTTTATTTGAGCAGGAGAAAAAAACGGCCATGCAGGCCATCTCGCAGGCGCAATTCATTGCATTTGCTCCGTACATCTTTAATGCGTCGGTGTTACTCAGAGATAGTGGTATTTTAACCACAGTAGAAGCAGCACGCCTTAATGGTATCACATTGGAAGATGTGGTGGCTAAAGTAAATATGTCACACTACGGTGTACGTATCCTGCTGGAAGCAGGCCTGGGTATAGGACTGGTACTCAGGAGAGATGGCAAATATTTCCTCTCTAAGACAGGACACTTTTTCCTGAACGACCAGATGACACGCGTGAACACCGATTTCATGCGCGATGTATGCTATGAAGGAGCCAAAGAATTAGAAAGTTCTATTAAGAACAGCAAGCCGGAAGGGTTAAAATATCTGGGCGACTGGCCTACTATCTACCAGGGACTATCCATGCTGCCTGAACCTGCAAAGAAAAGCTGGTTCGATTTTGATCATTATTACAGCGACCATACTTTCCCTGAGGCTATGCCTATGATATTTGAACACCAACCTAAAAAGGTGATGGACATAGGCGCCAATACAGGCAAATTCTCCCTTGCCTGCCTGAACTACAACAGTGATGTAGAACTGGGACTGGTAGACCTGGGTATTCAGCTGAAAGTAGCTGAGAAAAATTTGACTGATAAAGGCTTCGCAGGCAGGGTACAGTACCACGAACGGAACGTACTGGATAAAAATTCTGAATTGCCCTCAGGATACGACATTATATGGATGAGTCAATTCCTGGATTGCTTCTCTGACGATGAAATAGTATTCATACTAGAGAAATGCCACCGTGCACTAAATGAGAACGGACGTGTATTTATCAACGAATTGTTCTGGGACAGGCAAAAGTTTGAAGCCTCGGCCTTCAGCCTGCAAATGACCTCATTATATTTTACCACTATGGCCAATGGCAACAGCCAGATGTATGACAGTAAAATATTCCTCCAACTAATCGATAAAGCCGGCTTCGATATCGTGACACAGAAAGACAATATCGGGCAGGTGCACAGTGTATTGGAACTAAAAAAGAAATAA
- a CDS encoding carboxypeptidase-like regulatory domain-containing protein, translating to MYRLLAILCFLAPLPGVAQTLKGRVTEKGSGQPLYPVTVVNLSTQKSTYSNPEGYFTIQAVAGDKVAFSYIGYKAAQYQMPISVGVYTADINLEAISYRLQEVILMPDYTQYQIDSIENVKTYRPFLSRSKSSVLGSPFSFVAEKFNKRSKQIFKFQKKFNQWEDARFIDTRYTPELVAEMTGMQGDSLGHFMNAYPMPYDYARAATDLEMKMWIRYHYREWLKVIDSTGIPRINDSLVEQIKE from the coding sequence TTGTACCGACTACTGGCCATATTATGCTTTCTTGCCCCGCTGCCCGGTGTTGCACAAACGCTGAAGGGCAGGGTGACAGAAAAAGGCAGTGGCCAGCCTTTGTACCCGGTAACGGTAGTAAACCTGAGTACACAAAAGTCAACCTACAGCAACCCGGAGGGATATTTTACTATACAGGCTGTTGCGGGAGACAAGGTGGCCTTCTCATATATAGGCTATAAAGCGGCACAGTACCAGATGCCGATCAGCGTGGGGGTATATACTGCGGATATAAACCTTGAGGCTATTAGTTACAGGCTGCAGGAAGTGATACTGATGCCTGACTATACGCAGTACCAGATAGACTCCATTGAGAATGTGAAGACATATCGACCTTTCTTGTCAAGGAGTAAAAGCAGTGTACTGGGCAGTCCTTTTTCGTTTGTGGCCGAAAAGTTCAATAAACGGAGCAAGCAGATATTTAAATTCCAGAAAAAATTCAACCAATGGGAGGATGCCCGATTTATTGATACACGCTATACGCCCGAACTGGTAGCAGAGATGACAGGTATGCAGGGTGATAGCTTAGGGCATTTTATGAATGCATACCCGATGCCTTATGATTATGCCCGTGCGGCTACCGACCTGGAAATGAAGATGTGGATACGGTATCACTATCGTGAGTGGCTGAAGGTGATAGATTCAACAGGAATACCCAGGATAAATGATAGCCTTGTTGAACAAATAAAAGAGTAG
- a CDS encoding beta-ketoacyl-[acyl-carrier-protein] synthase family protein codes for MAAYVVNTGLITSIGNSTEECLRSLLQGKTGVGKAEYLITHWQDELPVAEVKKTNAELAEMTGADAKWPRTALLSAIAVQEALTPFKEKISGLRTGFFSANTVGGMDLTEQVYKDFINSAEAVDFGNIINHECGAVTDVVASHFGLDDFTTTISTACSSSANSIMMATQMINNGMLDMAIAGGADSMSKFTLNGFNTLMILDKQPCQPFDNERRGLNLGEGAGYVVLMSEKAMQQCGAKGICIVSGYANANDAYHQTASSPDGIGNKLAMGNALKKAGLQPKDIDYINLHGTGTANNDSSEGKAVEAIFEGCIPKASSTKAFTGHTLGAAGGVEAVFSTLSIRDGVVFPNLRWQNQMEDINWQVVTELQTGLEIRNVLSNSFGFGGNCSSLIFSKC; via the coding sequence ATGGCAGCTTACGTGGTAAATACCGGGCTTATTACTTCTATCGGCAACTCAACCGAAGAGTGCCTGCGGTCATTATTGCAGGGCAAGACCGGAGTGGGCAAGGCGGAATATCTTATAACACACTGGCAGGACGAACTGCCTGTAGCTGAAGTAAAAAAGACAAACGCGGAATTGGCAGAGATGACAGGTGCTGATGCAAAATGGCCACGTACGGCATTGCTCAGCGCCATCGCCGTGCAGGAAGCTTTGACGCCATTCAAAGAAAAAATATCCGGCTTGCGTACAGGTTTCTTCTCCGCCAACACGGTTGGAGGTATGGACCTGACCGAGCAGGTTTATAAAGATTTCATCAACAGCGCCGAAGCGGTTGACTTTGGCAATATCATCAACCATGAATGTGGTGCTGTTACAGATGTAGTAGCCTCACATTTCGGACTGGATGATTTCACTACCACCATCAGTACGGCATGTTCTTCATCTGCCAATAGTATTATGATGGCTACGCAGATGATCAACAACGGTATGCTGGATATGGCTATTGCGGGCGGTGCGGACAGTATGTCTAAGTTCACGCTCAATGGCTTCAACACCCTGATGATACTGGACAAACAACCCTGCCAGCCATTTGATAATGAGCGCCGTGGGTTGAACCTTGGTGAAGGTGCAGGCTACGTAGTATTGATGAGTGAAAAAGCCATGCAGCAATGCGGCGCTAAAGGCATATGTATCGTCAGTGGCTATGCAAACGCCAATGATGCTTATCACCAGACGGCTTCATCCCCCGACGGCATAGGCAACAAACTGGCTATGGGCAACGCATTGAAAAAAGCAGGCCTGCAACCCAAAGATATTGACTACATCAACCTGCATGGCACAGGTACAGCCAATAATGACAGCAGCGAAGGCAAAGCGGTTGAGGCGATATTTGAAGGCTGTATCCCGAAAGCGTCTTCTACCAAAGCATTCACAGGGCATACACTCGGTGCTGCCGGCGGTGTTGAGGCGGTATTCAGTACGCTGAGCATCCGCGATGGCGTTGTATTCCCTAACCTACGCTGGCAAAACCAGATGGAAGACATCAACTGGCAGGTAGTAACCGAACTGCAGACCGGGCTGGAGATACGTAATGTATTATCCAACTCATTTGGTTTTGGCGGCAATTGTTCATCATTGATCTTCTCAAAGTGCTGA
- a CDS encoding cytochrome c, whose protein sequence is MKYLKLLTLALGVCLMSCGDEEKPVDNSSTDITREVNKGEQLFNNYCLQCHALDKDKIGPPLKGAFSHWDNDTARIRAFIMNAGASIRSGDPRAVQVAQDWNNAMMTPMPHLSNQDVNAILEYIAE, encoded by the coding sequence ATGAAATATCTAAAGCTGCTAACCCTCGCATTAGGCGTATGCCTGATGTCGTGCGGCGATGAAGAAAAGCCTGTGGACAATAGTAGTACCGATATTACCCGGGAAGTAAATAAAGGCGAACAGTTGTTCAACAACTATTGCCTGCAATGCCATGCGCTGGACAAAGACAAGATAGGTCCTCCGCTGAAAGGCGCTTTCTCACACTGGGATAATGACACTGCCCGCATAAGAGCTTTTATCATGAATGCCGGAGCAAGTATCCGTTCCGGCGACCCAAGGGCCGTACAGGTAGCGCAAGACTGGAACAATGCCATGATGACCCCGATGCCGCATCTGAGCAACCAGGATGTGAATGCTATACTGGAATACATAGCAGAATAG
- a CDS encoding 3-oxoacyl-ACP synthase, whose amino-acid sequence MDLSINNWIHFNNSSATKDGDVILQDEYAGVKEPQELYRLMSFSYMKFFKMDMLCKWAWLGAETLLTKEGGHVYDGIDKNKIAVVLLTQNGCIDVDKKYKATMSDIPSPALFVYTLPNIMLGEICIRHGFKGEQLCLVSDGFNAEELHFWVNDLLRNRGMEACICGFADGYDNNKDVCLFWITKQDGNTPFTKEKLNELYNQ is encoded by the coding sequence TTGGATCTATCAATCAACAATTGGATACACTTTAACAACTCATCCGCAACAAAAGACGGCGACGTAATTTTGCAGGATGAATATGCCGGTGTAAAAGAACCGCAGGAACTCTACAGGCTGATGTCTTTCAGCTATATGAAGTTCTTCAAGATGGATATGCTCTGCAAATGGGCATGGTTGGGCGCTGAAACCTTATTGACAAAAGAAGGGGGGCATGTGTACGATGGCATAGATAAAAACAAAATAGCTGTAGTACTCCTGACACAGAATGGCTGCATAGATGTAGACAAAAAGTACAAAGCAACCATGTCTGATATTCCCAGCCCGGCATTATTTGTATATACATTGCCCAATATCATGCTGGGCGAGATATGTATCAGGCATGGGTTCAAAGGTGAACAGCTCTGCCTGGTATCAGACGGCTTTAATGCGGAGGAACTGCACTTCTGGGTAAACGACCTGTTGCGGAACAGGGGTATGGAGGCCTGTATTTGCGGTTTTGCAGATGGCTACGACAACAATAAGGATGTTTGTTTGTTTTGGATAACAAAGCAGGATGGTAACACTCCTTTTACAAAAGAAAAACTGAACGAACTGTATAATCAATAA
- a CDS encoding beta-ketoacyl synthase chain length factor — protein MDLYINSVGVISGAGNNMSGGFLSTKPDYSTHVLLSVEPDYKEYIPVMQLRRMSKIVRRGVVAAKTAMQNAGIEKPDAFSIGTAYGCLQDTESFLGKMIEQNEQMLTPTAFIQSTHNTVGGQIALLAGCNGHNLTYVHRGHSFEHAMLNAALYLDEHPGENVLVGGIDELTDNSIKALQIAGLITKDHLATDDVINGSNDATVGGEGAAFFSVTQKPLTDKYISIKALDIFKAKDEHTALEKVKRFADNHKDIDIDLYLSGRNGDKKYLQFYSSVRTEIYPMVADAQFKFCCGEYPVAGSFALAMLFECLEMHGCVPEFIELARPTGK, from the coding sequence ATGGATTTGTATATAAACAGTGTGGGTGTCATCAGCGGGGCGGGCAATAACATGTCCGGCGGATTCTTATCAACGAAACCCGACTACTCCACCCATGTGCTATTAAGTGTAGAACCTGACTATAAAGAATATATCCCTGTAATGCAACTGCGCCGCATGAGCAAAATAGTGCGCAGGGGCGTAGTAGCTGCCAAAACAGCCATGCAAAATGCAGGCATTGAAAAGCCGGACGCCTTCAGTATTGGTACGGCCTATGGCTGCCTGCAGGATACGGAAAGTTTCCTGGGCAAGATGATAGAACAGAATGAACAGATGCTTACACCTACTGCGTTTATCCAATCCACCCACAACACCGTTGGCGGGCAGATAGCACTGCTGGCAGGGTGCAACGGTCATAACCTCACCTATGTACATCGCGGCCATTCGTTTGAGCATGCCATGCTGAATGCTGCACTATACCTTGATGAACATCCCGGAGAAAATGTACTGGTCGGCGGCATTGACGAGCTTACAGACAACAGTATAAAAGCGTTACAGATAGCAGGGCTGATAACAAAAGATCACCTGGCTACAGATGACGTGATCAATGGGAGTAATGATGCAACGGTTGGTGGTGAAGGTGCTGCATTCTTTTCTGTAACACAAAAGCCCCTTACAGATAAATACATCAGCATAAAAGCGCTGGATATATTCAAAGCTAAAGATGAGCATACTGCGCTGGAAAAAGTGAAACGCTTTGCTGACAATCATAAAGATATTGATATCGACCTGTACTTATCAGGCCGCAACGGAGATAAAAAATACTTGCAGTTCTACAGCAGCGTAAGAACAGAGATATACCCTATGGTTGCTGATGCTCAATTTAAATTCTGTTGCGGGGAATATCCCGTTGCGGGGTCTTTCGCACTGGCTATGCTTTTCGAATGCCTGGAGATGCATGGTTGCGTTCCGGAATTTATAGAACTGGCACGCCCCACGGGAAAATAA
- a CDS encoding FAD-dependent oxidoreductase, with the protein MNIGKEVDVLVIGAGPSGTIAASIIKQSGLTVEIVEKMQFPRFVIGESLLPRCMEALEEAKFLDAVKAKGFQQKDGAKFVMNGRVCDFTFSQQHTKGWGWTWQVPRADFDKTLADECEKMGIPVHYQTEVTNIEIFDDHSITTIKTADGATQTIRAKFIVDGSGYGRVIPRLFGLEKPSHLKQRKTLFCHMTDPKRHTVFEPNRITAIVHNPDTWIWVIPFSNGLTSVGYVGEPEFFEQFTGTPEEQFRALLNAQPELAERFDESEMAWEPRTLQSWSATTETFYGKGFVLTGNVTEFLDPIFSSGVTLAAVSAQLAAKLVIKQLNGENVDWEASYMQPMMQGIDVFRTYVNRWYDGTLYKIFFSEGKQEQIIGQICSVLAGYVWDETNPFVINREKNLPTLARFLETMNKTTT; encoded by the coding sequence ATGAACATAGGTAAAGAGGTAGATGTTTTGGTAATAGGCGCCGGCCCCTCAGGCACTATTGCAGCATCTATCATTAAGCAGTCAGGTTTGACTGTTGAGATCGTCGAGAAAATGCAGTTCCCCCGCTTTGTGATAGGCGAAAGCCTGCTGCCCCGTTGTATGGAGGCACTGGAAGAAGCCAAATTCCTCGATGCTGTAAAAGCAAAAGGTTTCCAGCAAAAAGATGGAGCAAAATTTGTGATGAATGGCAGAGTGTGTGATTTCACCTTCTCGCAACAACACACAAAAGGCTGGGGATGGACATGGCAGGTACCTCGTGCCGATTTTGACAAGACACTGGCTGATGAGTGTGAAAAGATGGGCATACCGGTTCACTATCAAACAGAAGTAACCAATATCGAAATATTTGACGACCACTCTATCACAACAATAAAAACAGCGGACGGCGCCACGCAAACCATCAGGGCAAAATTCATTGTGGACGGCAGTGGCTATGGCAGGGTAATACCCCGCTTGTTCGGGTTAGAGAAACCATCTCACCTGAAACAACGCAAAACGCTGTTCTGTCACATGACAGACCCCAAACGTCATACCGTGTTTGAGCCGAACCGCATTACGGCTATAGTACACAACCCCGATACATGGATATGGGTAATACCTTTCTCCAATGGATTAACATCTGTAGGTTATGTAGGCGAACCTGAATTTTTTGAGCAGTTCACCGGAACGCCGGAAGAACAATTTCGTGCTTTGTTGAACGCACAGCCTGAACTGGCAGAGCGTTTCGATGAATCAGAAATGGCATGGGAGCCCCGTACTCTGCAAAGCTGGAGTGCCACTACCGAAACTTTCTATGGTAAGGGCTTTGTGCTGACAGGCAACGTAACGGAGTTCCTCGACCCGATATTTTCATCAGGTGTAACACTGGCCGCCGTATCGGCACAACTGGCTGCAAAGCTGGTCATCAAACAACTGAATGGCGAAAATGTAGATTGGGAAGCAAGTTATATGCAACCGATGATGCAGGGCATAGATGTGTTCCGCACTTATGTGAACAGGTGGTACGATGGCACATTGTATAAGATATTCTTTAGCGAAGGCAAGCAAGAGCAGATAATCGGGCAGATATGTTCTGTACTGGCGGGCTACGTTTGGGACGAGACCAATCCTTTCGTCATCAATCGAGAAAAGAACCTGCCGACACTGGCGCGCTTTTTAGAAACTATGAACAAGACTACGACCTGA